In Silene latifolia isolate original U9 population chromosome X, ASM4854445v1, whole genome shotgun sequence, the following proteins share a genomic window:
- the LOC141622390 gene encoding protoporphyrinogen oxidase 2-like — MTMLSLTTSLLSPTHLVSCSSTTYNIPMANTSDPDKLQSSAKRVAVIGAGVSGLAAAYKLKSNGLNVTLIEADERAGGKIRSAVKNGYIWDEGANTMTESESEVTSLLDDLGIRDKQQLPLSQNKRYVVRDGLPVLLPSGPISIFTSNFLSPKSKLRLLCEPFSWRRRDNAKVSDEQADESVSDFFGRHFGEEFVDYLIDPFVGGTSAADPKTISMRHSFPELWDIEDRFGSIIAGAIQSRLTPKPGEQKKPVKKTRVRGSFSFKGGMQTLVDTICERFSEDELKLKCKVLSLSYSHEGHSNNWSLSCLSNKSIEDRPYDAVVVTAPLSNVKDMKILNGGSPFSLDFVPEVDYLPVSIIVTAFKKANVERPLEGFGVLIPSKEQEKGLKTLGTLFSSMMFPDRSPADQYLYTTFVGGSRNRELARATTDELKQVVLSDLQQLLGVKGDPSFINHVYWSKAFPRYGQNYESVKMAIAKMENDLPGFFYAGNHKDGLSVGKALASGYKAADLVMSYLNSYSNTNQTV, encoded by the exons ATGACTATGCTATCACTAACTACTTCCCTCCTCTCACCAACTCACCTGGTTTCTTGTTCTTCCACCACCTACAACATTCCCATGGCCAACACTTCTGACCCAGATAAACTCCAAA GTTCGGCAAAAAGGGTTGCTGTTATTGGTGCCGGTGTCAG TGGACTTGCTGCTGCGTATAAGCTAAAATCGAATGGTTTGAACGTGACATTGATAGAAGCTGATGAAAGGGCTGGTGGTAAAATAAGAAGTGCTGTGAAGAATGGGTATATTTGGGACGAGGGAGCAAATACTATG ACGGAAAGTGAGAGCGAGGTGACAAGTTTGCTTGATGATCTTGGTATCCGTGATAAGCAACAACTT CCACTTTCACAAAACAAAAGATACGTCGTTAGGGATGGTCTCCCTGTGCTG TTACCTTCTGGTCCTATCAGCATATTCACGAGCAATTTCCTTTCCCCAAAATCTAAG CTTCGActattatgtgaaccattttcaTGGAGAAGACGCGATAATGCAAAGGTTTCTGATGAGCAAGCGGATGAAAG CGTTAGTGATTTTTTTGGTCGTCATTTTGGGGAAGAG TTTGTTGATTATCTAATTGACCCTTTTGTGGGGGGCACAAGTGCTGCAGATCCGAAGACCATTTCT ATGCGTCATTCATTTCCAGAGCTATGGGATATTGAGGACAG GTTTGGGTCTATAATTGCTGGAGCAATTCAGTCTAGATTGACTCCGAAACCAGGTGAACAAAAGAAACCTGTCAAAAAGACGCGTGTACGTGGTTCCTTTTCTTTCAAAGGTGGAATGCAG ACACTTGTAGATACAATTTGCGAAAGGTTCAGTGAAGATGAACTTAAGCTCAAATGTAAGGTGCTGTCGTTATCATACAGCCATGAGGGGCATTCAAACAATTGGTCACTATCCTGTCTATCAAACAAATCAATTGAAGATCGACCTTATGATGCTGTGGTTGTAACG GCTCCACTTTCAAACGTCAAAGACATGAAGATTCTGAATGGAGGGAGTCCCTTTTCTCTTGACTTCGTCCCAGAG GTAGACTATCTACCCGTCTCTATTATAGTCACAGCATTTAAGAAGGCAAATGTGGAGAGACCCCTTGAAGGTTTTGGAGTTCTAATCCCCTCTAAGGAGCAAGAAAAAGGACTGAAGACTCTTG GTACTTTATTTTCGTCAATGATGTTCCCTGATCGCTCTCCTGCTGACCAGTATCTATACACCACCTTCGTTGGAGGAAGCAGAAATAGAGAGCTAGCAAGAGCTACAAC GGATGAGCTGAAGCAAGTAGTTCTCTCTGATCTACAGCAGCTGTTAGGCGTCAAGGGAGACCCTAGTTTCATCAA TCATGTTTATTGGAGCAAGGCATTCCCTCGATATGGGCAAAATTACGAATCTGTTAAGATGGCTATAGCAAAGATGGAAAATGATCTGCCTGGCTTTTTCTATGCAG